The Solanum dulcamara chromosome 6, daSolDulc1.2, whole genome shotgun sequence genome contains the following window.
TACGAGGTACCTGCTATCTTCCACCAACACGGATAGCAGGTAATAACTCTATCCACCAAGGCGAGGACATATGAGAAGAAAAGATCTAGTGTTTTTTGTCTCCATTGGAATGTGACCTTGAGACCTCATGATTCTCCACCCAcctcattgaccactaggccacacccttgggtgcatATCACACATATCCTTCATTTCGTACAATCTCTAAGCAAATTTTATTAACTTTTGTCGAACACCAGACCTAAAGTAAAGTGTGCCAATAATGACCAACTTCAATTCTAGCTAGTTGGTATTGTTATGGATACAACGGGTACCTTGCGTCAGTTCGTTTATCGCTAAGTGTGCATAGACTCCAATAAATTGTAGGTATTTTGAAATAACTCTTTGCCCTGTGATTTTAGATCCATCTTTTCCCCGTTTAACACCTTCAGTCATCACAATGTTGGACTTGAAGACTAGTGCATTTAGAGGTCTATGTAGGAGTAGGACATAACAGAACTATCTCAATTGACTTTCTCTTACTTTTTCTCTTCTATATGCACTATTTGACCTATTAATGTGATCATTTCTTATTTATCGATATCATGTATGATGGTACATCTATTTTAACACATAAATACTTCTGTtttttctaattataagttGGAAAAACTTTtcacataatattttctacatttttaCAGTCTTTTTTTCTACATTTTGACATGGAAAACTTACACAATTTATGTCGGGAATTTCAGAAAGATTGGACCAAGATACAAGTGGAATACAGAGTACACTTTGTGATCATTCCTTTCAGTGCTCTTGTGTCTCAAAGTGGACCTATTTGGCATGCCAAGTTAGTATGCTTGTCTAATTTCTCCGCATTACTCTCATTTACACTGATGAAATTAAGTGCTTTGATCAACATTTATAAAAAAAGTCATGTACGTGTGGACTTTACCAGATGAGATTTCTACTACTTAGTTTCATGCACGCACTTCAGTTGAGGAGTGAGTGCTCATGGGTGAATTTGAGTGTTTCGATCTTAAAACTGCCTTATGTGCACCTTTAGTTATATTGTTACACTTATacttacaatttttttattttcatttttatttgcaaATAACGTTCTTGCCTAATTTGTCTGTTTCTGTGTGTGTTCACTGACAATATTATACTGTCTATTGTAGGTGTGTCGACTTTGTCAGCAGCAAGATGAGAAGCCTGCCTGTTCAGTGTGTGGAACAATGAAGAATCTTTGTGTTTGTCTGATTTGTGGTTTTGTAGGGTGTGGAAGGTACAGAAtactttttttcccttttaacCATCCTATTAGTGAACTTCAGAAATTGCTATTGTGACTTGATGGTGTTTAAATATCTCTGACCTGCCCGTTTTTGACCTGTTCTTATCATAGATATGAGAAAAAGCATGCAATAAAACACTGGACAGATGCAGCACATCACTATTCACTTGAATTGGAAACCCAACAAATCTGGGACtatgtaggggacaagtatgTCCACCGATTGAATCAATCGAAAGGTGATAGCAAGTTGGTTACTGTTGATTCCCGATGTACTGCAGCTGAGGGAGAATGTACTAGTTGCGGCGATGATGAGGATTCACGTTTTAGTGGTGCCCTTTTCAGCAGCAAAGTTGATtcggtattttttttttgttctctcATATCATTCTTGTTTGGCAATGACTTTTTCACAATCTTTAGGATCGGTCATAATTGGAAATCCCTCCATTTCCTGTCCTCTCCTTAGAGGTTTTATTTTGTTAGTATCTGTCATATCTTGAAGCCAATGAAGTTAGTGTTTTACTTAAATGTAGATTGTAGATGAGTACAACAATCTTCTTGCTAGTCAGCTGGAGACTCAAAGACAAGTAAGCAAAACTTAAACCTACTTTCATTCTGTTGATCAGCCCGTGCATTTTTTTTTCATCTCTGAAGAATATCTTGACCTGCCGCAACCTATACTTAATTTCTCTGTGGCAGCAAGTGTCGGAGCAGTTTATGTTACCAGTTTTCAAAAAAAGTGTCACAGCAGTTTTCACTATGCATGCATTTTAGCCAGAATTTAAGCTTGTTAAAGAGTGAGAAAGTCCTTTCAGTTAATTAACAGTTTTGACTtatgttcctcagcattatgAATCTCTACTAGCTGAGGCAAGAAGTGGAAAAGAGAGCTCAATATCCAGAGCAGTGGAGAAGGCAGTTTTCTCAAAGATGAATGACTTGCAGGCTAAGATAGAAATGTATACAGAGGAGACAAAGTCCGTTGCGGAGGTAAGGACCGATCAAGAAAGAGTTTCAGTGCACAAATTTCCCGGATCTTTTACGCACCGTATTTCACTTTCTATATAACCAAAAACTGTTTGATTAattacttttttgttttttagagGAATCAAGTGCTTTTGAAAATCCAAGAGCTTTCGCAGACAAAGTATAGAGAAACAGCAGAAAGGTACATTTATATGTCTGGCTTATGTTAAAAGCTTCACAGTCATCAGTAAGACTCGCTGGAGCTCGGAAATATCTGCATTTTGTTACATTTTATACTAATTTAGTTTGCTACTAGTCAATTTGGCCATACCAATAGGTCGGCCCAATTGATTTGTACCTGTCTTTTGCTTCACTTCCATGTCATTATGCACTAAACCTGAAGCACATAGTGACTTGCCTAGAGAGATGTGTGGTGGTTTAAACTACACAAGACACAGCTATGTGACTAAAGTTGTAAATACTTTACCTATGCATAGGGAAAGGTTATTACTCAAGTCGAAGGACGAGAAAAAACTGGACCTCAAGGAACAGGTACTTCCATTGCATTCCTTTCgcttgttcaatttttatctttCCCGTTTAATATAGCTAAGTTTTCTTCTCGACTTTCGTAGATACGGGACTTAAAAGTTTATGTTGGGGCCCAGAGAAAACTTTCAAACGTGGGAATTTCAGATGGGAAAGGAGGGACGGTTCTATCTGTAGGGCCCAACAAGCAATCGTCCAGCAGTTCTCGAAGGCGGGCGAAGCTAGGTCGAAGACGGAACTAGTAGCAATTTGGCAAAGTGGGGCTTGCCCAAGTGGTTGAGCACCTCCACCATCTACCGGTAGGTTGAGCGTTTGAATCACCTCTGCTAGAAGGATAAGTGGAAACACTGTCGATCCTCCTTGGGGTGGGTAGGGTGAGGTTGGGTTGGGTTggggaaaaaaaaagatttagtAGGAATTAGTCATCCTCTGCTCCTGTATTATATACTAATAAGTTTTGAGCAATGTACATGGAAAAGTCTAATTTTGTATTAGCACTTTGTAAATGAATTATTCTTCTTCACAGATTTTATACAATATTAACAAGAAGTTCTTGTCAGTTTTCACCAGAAAAGCTAAGCTTGGTAAACTTGGTCAAGTAGTTTCAAGTTATTCGGAAATATTCGATAATTTGATTtataaatagtaaaataatgAAGAAGAACAGGCATTGTGGAGGAAGGCAGTGTTTTAATAGATGGGTGCATATACTGTAATCGGTGGAATTAGGATTTTCACTTAGAtgatttatattaatataaagataaaatatatcaaaaaactAACGGGGTTCAATATTTACTATATatacagaaaaataaaaataaagtttgactcTGTATATAATGTAGTTTtccaataaaaaaaactttgaaTGAACCCCTTTCTGGTACCCTAGCTCCGCTCCTTCACACACATCTGGCTCCAAATTGTTATCCATAGTGCTTTGCCTTTCTGTTTTTGCTAAAATCCTAAACAAGGCAGCAGGATTTTATAATCTAAGGACTTAACACTCTAGTTAGAGCAAAaacatcaaaattcaaaatgttGGTTAGGGTTCCaaacctttctctaataataAGGTACCCTAAAACCCAAAATACCGACCATTATCCATTGGATTTTCCTTCCCCCAGGCCGGTAAATCGCCAAACACATTTTGGAGGGCTTGGTGGAGTCATTCGGGGTTCCGGTTGGCTCGTGGGTTATGAGTTCTATTGCCACACTCCCCCTTTTTTAAAGTCTCTTGAGTTCGGATGCTTTCGATAATCTTTTTTTAGCCATTTCTTCAAGTCGCAACATTCTTCTTATGATTAAGTTTTaatgttaatattatatatattttttggactaaaaaaaaatttaaaaaaataggcGGTGAAGCATAAGCCTCGAGACATGGGCTTTTGAATCTTTACTTTCTTAATTTatgttttaataaaataaataataacacaaAATATGGAAATAGTGTTGAAGTTATCACATACAAATCAACTATACCAATTGAAAGA
Protein-coding sequences here:
- the LOC129891395 gene encoding BRAP2 RING ZnF UBP domain-containing protein 1 — translated: MFALQIQTVDSPQPFPTTIATTSSAGNGPKPNSNLSSSSSGSLNLSELRGIAHLFRHLPSSTSTTISNPISRTTTAFIVAAPNYLSPDDFLLFCGTHLADFSDVMFLKNDGIENSYSVLINLVNQLAADGFYCSFNGKRFKPTEAEVCHIYFIQSVEYDESAYIASTPPIGYTELPTCPVCLERLDQDTSGIQSTLCDHSFQCSCVSKWTYLACQVCRLCQQQDEKPACSVCGTMKNLCVCLICGFVGCGRYEKKHAIKHWTDAAHHYSLELETQQIWDYVGDKYVHRLNQSKGDSKLVTVDSRCTAAEGECTSCGDDEDSRFSGALFSSKVDSIVDEYNNLLASQLETQRQHYESLLAEARSGKESSISRAVEKAVFSKMNDLQAKIEMYTEETKSVAERNQVLLKIQELSQTKYRETAERERLLLKSKDEKKLDLKEQIRDLKVYVGAQRKLSNVGISDGKGGTVLSVGPNKQSSSSSRRRAKLGRRRN